From Microcaecilia unicolor chromosome 11, aMicUni1.1, whole genome shotgun sequence, the proteins below share one genomic window:
- the SESN2 gene encoding sestrin-2 isoform X2 → MRVAGTNYRCSRSCHCSGIQDYAAVTNKERRVKVPQQLARGPSAFIPVEEILQEGAESSDRRIFIEAFVATGRVDNITMVMGLHPEYLSTFWKTQYHLLQMDGPLPFPERHYVAIMAAARHQCSYLVSLHITEFLQVGGNPVWLHGLQCAPQKLRNLNEINKILAHQPWLITKEHIKVLLKTGENSWSLAELIHALVLLTHYHSLASFVFGCSINPEIDQEGGHAFRPPSPHSCDSSPASEDSISGSNSGLEAMQEVEALMQRMKLLQECRLEEEASQEEMETRFEKEKSESLLVAPSDIIEHTLSPNIMRFVEDPEFGYKDFTRRGEQTPPTFRAQDYTWEDHGYSLINRLYPDVGQLLDEKFQVVYNLTYHTMAMHSGVDTSMLRRAIWNYIHCVFGIRYDDYDYGEVNQLLERSLKIYIKTVACYPEKTTKRMYTGFWRHFRHSEKVHVNLLLLEARMQAALLYALRAITRYMT, encoded by the exons GAGAGGAGAGTGAAGGTCCCCCAGCAACTAGCCCGGGGCCCGAGTGCCTTTATTCCTGTTGAGGAG ATTTTGCAGGAGGGGGCAGAGAGCTCTGACAGACGGATTTTCATTGAGGCATTTGTGGCAACAGGCCGAGTGGACAATATTACTATGGTGATGGGGCTGCACCCAGAGTACCTCAGCACCTTCTGGAAGACCCAGTACCACCTGCTGCAGATGGATGGCCCATTACCATTCCCAGAACGCCACTATGTAGCCATTATG gcgGCTGCTAGACACCAGTGTTCTTACCTAGTGAGTCTTCACATAACTGAGTTCCTGCAGGTGGGTGGAAATCCTGTTTGGCTGCATGGGCTGCAATGTGCACCGCAAAAACTGAGGAACCTGAATGAGATCAACAAGATTCTGGCACATCAACCATGGCTTATAACCAAAGAGCATATCAAG GTGTTGCTGAAGACAGGTGAGAACAGCTGGTCCCTGGCAGAGTTGATCCATGCACTGGTTCTGCTCACGCATTATCATTCGCTGGCATCCTTTGTCTTTGGCTGCAGCATCAACCCAGAGATTGACCAGGAAGGAGGGCATGCTTTCCGTCCACCTTCTCCCCACAGCTGTGATAGCAGCCCAGCTTCTGAGGATAGCATCAGCGGCAGCAACAGT gGCCTAGAAGCCATGCAGGAGGTGGAGGCGCTAATGCAGCGGATGAAGCTGTTGCAGGAGTGCCGGCTGGAGGAGGAAGCCAGCCAGGAGGAGATGGAGACTCGTTTTGAAAAGGAGAAGAGCGAGAGTTTACTGGTTGCCCCCTCAG ATATCATAGAACACACTCTTTCACCAAACATCATGCGTTTTGTGGAAGACCCAGAGTTTGGATACAAGGACTTCACTCGGCGAGGAGAGCAAACTCCACCTACCTTTCGAGCCCAG gattacaCATGGGAGGACCATGGCTACTCCCTAATAAATCGCTTATATCCAGATGTGGGCCAACTCCTGGATGAGAAGTTCCAAGTGGTATACAACTTAACTTACCACACTATGGCCATGCACAGTGGTGTAGATACCTCCATGCTGCGTCGAGCCATCTGGAACTACATCCACTGTGTCTTCGGCATCAG ATATGATGACTACGATTACGGAGAGGTGAACCAACTCCTGGAGCGCAGCCTGAAAATCTACATAAAAACAGTGGCCTGCTACCCTGAGAAAACAACTAAGAGAATGTACACTGGCTTCTGGAGACACTTTAGGCACTCAGAAAAG GTGCATGTGAATCTACTGCTGCTGGAAGCCCGTATGCAGGCAGCCCTGCTTTATGCCTTACGAGCCATCACCCGCTACATGACTTGA